The genomic DNA ATTACGGTTTCATGCTTCGAGGATTGGAGGAGACTTCAACAGACCTGACCAGGAAGAACATCAGGTTCAAACTGCTGGAAGGCGACCCTGTCTACGAAATTGCCCGGTTCGTGGAATCGTCAGGGGCAGGCCTCCTGGTGACCGATTTCGACCCCCTCAGGATCAAGACCAGGTGGCGGACATCCGTTTCTGAAAAAGCAGGAGTCCAGGTCGCGGAGGTGGATGCCCACAATATCGTTCCTTGCCGAATAGCTTCGGACAAGCAGGAGTTTGCCGCATACACTTTCCGTCCAAAGGTGACCAGGCTCCTTGACCGCTACCTGGTACCCTTTCCACGGCTTAAAAAACACCCTTTTGGAGGGCTGGCAAAAGCTGAACCGTTGGACTGGCAGGCCGTCTCACGGAAGCTGAAGGTGGACCGCACTGTGGGGGAGGTCGAATGGATCATACCCGGCGAAAAGGCCGCCAAGGCAGCTCTGAAACGGTTCCTGAAAAACGGCTTACACAGGTACGATGAAGACAGGAACGATCCAGCCATAGAGGGTCAGTCCGGTCTTTCTCCATGGCTCCATTTTGGTCACCTGTCCCCCCAGCGGTTGGCACTGGAGGTGTCATCGTCAGGAGTTCAACCGGAAGTTACAGCTGCTTTCCTGGAAGAGCTCATCGTTCGCAGAGAGCTTTCGGACAACTTCTGTTTTTACAACCCTTTCTACAACTCGGTGGATGGATTCCACGACTGGGCGAAAAAAACCCATAAAATCCATCGAACCGATCCCAGGCCTTACCTGTATTCATCGGACCAGTTTGAAAAGGCCGGGACCCACGATCCGTACTGGAACGCCGCCCAGAGGCAGATGGTCCAGACAGGGAAGATGCACGGCTACATGAGAATGTACTGGGCCAAAAAGATCCTGGAGTGGTCCCATTCTCCCGGGGAGGCCCTTGAGATCGCTATTAAACTCAACGACCGCTATGAGCTTGATGGCCGTGACCCCAACGGGTACACCGGGATCGCCTGGAGCATCGGCGGAGTTCATGACAGGGCCTGGGGAGAGCGGCCGGTTTTCGGCAAAGTGAGATACATGAACGAGGCAGGTCTCAGAAGAAAGTTCAAGCTCGAGCCCTACCTTGCAAGATACAGTGAATAGCTCTTTTCTATTAAAGCCAGGCCAGCCTGTCGGAGAGGCGAGGGGCAAAAGGTTTACGCCAGGAGAGACCGATGACCTATAAAGAGACTGAATGGATTGAAAGGCCGCGGGTGGGGATAAGCACCTGCCTTCTCGGAGAGAACGTTCGTTACGATGGAGGCCACAAACTGGACCGCTTCCTTCGCGACACCCTGGGAACTTTCGTGGATTACGTTCCCGTATGCCCCGAGGTGGAAGCCGGATTTCCCACCCCCAGGGAGGCGTTTCACCTGGAGGGGGATATCAAGCGGCCCCGGCTCGTCACATCCCGCACAAACGTGGACCACACTGAGCGCATGGAGAACTGGGCCATGGAACGGGTTTCCCAGTTGGAGAAGGATAACCTGTGTGGTTTTATCTTCAAGAGCGGTTCCCCGTCCAGCGGAATGGAGCGGGTCAAGGTGAAAAACGAGAAAGGGATGCCTGATAAGAAGGGCATCGGGATCTTCGCCCGCATCTTCATGGAACGCTTTCCCCTCCTGCCTGTGGAAGAGGAAGGGCGGCTGCACGACATGGACCTGAGGGAGAACTTCATTGAAAGGATCTTCACCCTCATGAGGTGGAAAGAGATGGTCCGCACCTCGCCAACCATGGGCAAGCTGGTTGATTTCCACACTCGCCACAAGATGCTCATCCTGTCTCATAACCAGCAGATGTACAGGGAAATGGGCAGGTTCGTGGCAGGCGGCGCGAAACGTCCCGGGAAAGAACTCTACCAGCGTTACGCGGAGTTCCTCATGATTTCCATGAAATACAAGGCCACGCCCCGCAAAAACAGCAACGTGCTCATGCACGCCATGGGCTACTTCAAGGAAACCCTTTCATCAGACGAGAAACAGGAGATGATCCAGGTCATCGACGACCATCGCCTCGGGCTGACACCCCTCATCGTCCCCATTACCCTGCTGAACCACTACGTGCGCAAGTACGACCAGCACTACCTCAGCGAACAGGTGTACCTGAACCCCCACCCCATGGAGCTCCAGCTCCGGAATCATGTGTGAGGCGGCAGTCGGGATGAACTTCATTGCCGCATTCGCGTAAAGCTACGGCGGACAAGCGAACCCCGACCGCTCGATTATACTCACGGCCGACACGCGGATTTTCAGTCCGCTGCTCTACCGACTGAGCTACCTCGGCATTACGTTTGTTGCTCACCATGGTCACCGTCTGAGATCACGCCACCGGCGTGATCTCTAGTCCCGCCAACGGCGGGAAGCTACCTCAGCTGAATCAGACCCCTTTTTCAAGTCCAGACGGCTTTGTCTGTCAAGGGTATAAGCAAATCTCAGATCTCAGAATAACCTGATCCAGGATCGCAATACCCAGAAAGGCCTTTCTTTGGGCTTTGGACTTTGGCCTTTGGGTTACCGAGGTGTCAGCGCTGCTTGACACGTCGGTTCCAGTCCTCGTACGTAAATCCCCGGCAGTCGGGAAGCGTTTCCCTGTAATCCTCACCGAATTTGTGGAGTGTTTTGGGCACCTGCTTCGGAGCCAATTCGTAAAGCATCCCCATGTAGGACCGGCTCCAATACCAGGTGTCGCGGATCTTCCAGAACCAGACGTTGTCGTAATGGAAGATGTCGATGGGAAGGTCGGGAACAAAGGCGATACCCTGGTCCTGAGCTACGCACATGATTTCGGGCATCTGGAAGACCATCGGCGGCTCGGCTGCGCTTGGATCCATGGGCAGCTCAGACGGTGTACTGGCACAACCGGTAGTAAGGAGAAATAAGGTTAATAGAACGAAATGTGGTAAGGATGTCAAAATGCCCTGCCCCGGATAAGTTTTATTTACATGCATCCCTATTTTGTTTGCCGGATTTTGCTTCTTGAGACGACCGGGACGTATTTGGAAATGACCTCGGATTGGAGATTTCATACCCGGAAACAAGTCCGGTATCCAAGGAAAAGCCTGGCCGGAGTTTTGCTCCGGCCAGGCTTCCGGTATCTGGCAGCGAAGTAAGAATGAACCTATTTGAGTGTCAGGGAGAAGGTCAGAATGTCGATCGTTTCGGCATCGGACATCCCCTTGTCGGCCACGGCGGAGGGCATCATCGATCCGGGGTGGCCCCAGCGGATTTTGTGGAGAGTCTCCTGGGGGTTGTCATTGGCTAGCCATCCAACACCCTGGATGCCTTCCTTGCCCTTGTCAAAGTCTCTCTTGTTGCCGTCCTTCCCGTGGCACGCTGCACAGGCCTTGCTGTAGAGGTTGCCGCCGTTCAGGGCGTCCCCCCTGGCAGTGCCGTCGGAGTTTAAGGCAGAACTGATGTCGATCTGACCTTCCCGGATAAACTTCACCAGAGCCCATACGCTATCACTGTTCGATGCGAGAGCATTGATCGTGTGGGCACTGCCTTTGTCAGTGAGGGCGTCGTAAAGCTGCTGAGGGCTCTTGGTTCTCGCACTGTAAAGCCCATCGATCCCGGTGAAATGAGACCCTTTTTTGTAGCGCCCGTCCTTCCCGATGGAATCCCAGCCGTGACATTCCTTACAGCGCCACGTATCGCCTCCGGATTTTTTGGCTTCAGAAGGGTAGAGGGGGTGATTACCCGAGACCTCGACATCAAGGACCTTGAACCATTTGTCATAGAGCAGCCCACCCACCTGGATGTCCGCCGCCGTATACCCTTGGGGGACCGATTCGGCCATGGCCGCATCTGGGATGTGGAAGATCAGGGCTCCCAAGGTAAAAACCACAGCCGTGAAAGCCACTACCACAATGTTTTTTCTGTTCATTATGGAACCTCCTTTTGGGGAAAAATCCGAGGCAACCTCCACTGTGAAAGAAATCCACGGTTCTCCGATTACTGATCCGAACAACGAAAGCCCTTGCTACTGGCCGCATTTCACGGATTTTTCAGGGAAATGATGGTAAGTCCGCTTATTATAGACGAACAAAATGATATGACAATCAAATAGTTTTCTAGAATAATACTTTATTAACTTATTAGGCCATCAGGTTGGGGCACCCCTTGGGGTCACACATTTAAGAGGCACCTGTCAAGGCACAAAGAAGTTTTTATAGCAGGGGCTTGTCCCCTGCTTTTCATTCCTGATATCAGTTCTCTCGTTGCGCCCTTGATTTCTATTAATTAGGTGTCAGCCTCAGCTGCATCAGTCACCCATCAGGATCAAGGCCATCTCATCAGCCCCTGTCACATTCCGTGACCCGGAAAAACTTCGGTACCGTACCGTGTCCATAAATATTGTTCAGAAATATTCGCTTCCCGTTCGCGTCCACCACTCCAAGATAATTGTTGTTTGCATGTACATCGATTCCAGCATACACTTGCATCAGGCACCTCCTATCGATAGGTTATGAACCACTATGATTATCAGACCTCAGATTCTCAGGTTTTTAGGTTTGAGGTATTTCTAATCTGGCGGACAAGATTCGATGTCATAGATTTTTGCCCGCCTTCGCTTTCAGCTTCGCCGTGGCACCATAAAACTAAAGAGGCCCTACCAAAAAGGTGGGGCCTCTAAGTTTTTGGGTGGCTTGTCAGGTCGAAGCTTCAGCGAAGACCGATGCCGAGGGAACACGCCGTTGGCGTGTTAAACTACATCTCACCGCGTGGCCGGGCGGCCAAGCGGTTCTCATCCGTATCCAAAGTGCAGGCCCGTCTTCGCTTTCAGCTTCGCCGTGGCACTCCTGAAACTAAAAGCCTCCAGCACATAGCACTGGAGGCTTAAGTTTCAGGGTGGTGCCGAGGGACGGAATTGAACCGCCGACACGCGGATTTTCAGTCCGCTGCTCTACCGACTGAGCTACCTCGGCATTGGTCAGACCCCCTTATCTATGACAGATGACTTTGTCTGTCAAGGGTAAGAGCGAATAAGCGATGTAGAATTCAAAACTCAAAATTAAAGATTCAAGATCTACCCTGCTTGCCAAGTCGTGACTAAAGCGAAGACTGGTGAAACAGCTACCTCTGTAAAGCTTCGTTACGGTAGGAAAGAGCGACTGGATTCCGGATACTCACACTATGGCTTATGTGATTTCCGGAATGACAACAAGTGGTCCTCACACGCTGCACTTTACACTTTGCACTCCAAGCGGCGTCAAGGCCCCTGGGTGCGTCGGTACCAGTCCTCGTAGGAGTATTCCTCACAGTCGGGAAGGGTGGTTCTGTACTCCTCACCGAATTTGTGAAGCTTTTTCGGGACCTGCTTCGGAGTAAGTTCGTAGAGCATGCCCATGTAGCTTTTACTCCAGTACCAGGTGTCCCGGATCTTCCAGAACCAGACGTTGTCGAAGTGAAAGATGTCAATGGGGAGGTCGGGCACAAAGGCGATGCCCTGGTCCGGAGCGACGCACATGATTTCCGGCATCTGGAAGACCACCGGCGGTTCAGCTGAACTGGGATCCATGGGCCGCTCCTGAGGAGTCCCGGCACAGCCGGCAGACATCAGGATAACCAGCAGCAATGAACAGGAATATAACCTGATTCGCATTTACGACCCCCAAGATGACAGGTAAAACCTTCAACTCCTATTGTAGCGGAAATAAATCCGAAATCCAAAATTCGAAGAAACAAAACCTTAACGCGGAGGGCCGCTGGAACGCCAACTTTAAGGCATTATCGCAGGGGGCCGCGGTTAAAACGCGGATCTGGAATTTTGTTCAGAATTAACTGCGTAACTCTGCGATTCAGCCTGGGAGTGGCTGATCTGCGTACTCTGCGTTAAAGCTTTTGCCTCATTTATAGAATAAGGCGCTTACGTATGGACCGCAGCGCTATGGTAAAAGCGATAGCGAAGAACGCAAACAGCCACAGGAGGTCAGCGGCGATGACCCACCCCACCTTGCCGGAGAAAAGAGCGCGGCTGGCCGACACTCCGTGTGTGAGGGGAAGGAACCAGGCGAAGGTCTGAGCCCAGGTCGGTAGATTGGTGATAGGAAAAAAGATTCCCGAGAAGAGGAACATGGGGGCGATGATAAGGGTGAAGTAGTAGGAGAAAAAATCGTAGGATGGGGCCCTGGCGGTGACGATCATGGAAAGGGATGAAAAAAGAAGCCCGATGAGGAAAACCAGGACCAGTGCCAGGATGGACCAGAAACTGGTTACCAGGCCGAACAGGGCCATGACCAGGAGCATGGCAGTGCCTGAGAGGAGACCTTTTGTGGCGCCCCACAGGATCTCCCCCGCTACGATATCCTCCAGGGATACGGGGGTCGCAAGGATCGCGTCGTAGGTGTTCTGACGGGTCATGCGGGTGAAGGATCCGAAGGTGCACTCAAAGGTGGCGGCGTACATGGCCGTGGAGCAGATCAGGCCAGGTGCCAGAAACTGTATGTAGGGGATACCGTCAACATTACCCACCATGCGGCCCAACCCCCAGCCCATGGCAAGGAGATACAGGAGAGGCTCCCCCAGGTTGCCCAGGATGCTGGCCTTGTAGAATTTGGTCCACACCTTGGCATCCCGGTACCACACCGTAACAGTTCGCCAGCTGAGGTTGCCCAGCAGCCTTTCTCCCTTCCGGATCATGATCGGCCGGCCGGTGGAAGTGGGTTCGCTCACTCTCTCAGGTCCCTTCCTGTCAGACGCAAAAAGACATCCTCAAGGGTGGCGCGTCGGTGGAGGATGGTCCGGTTCGATTCCAGGGCGAGCCCGGTGAGAACCTTTGTGGCATCCGTCGAATAGAGATACAAGGTGTCCGCCGAGCATTCCACCTCGGTACCCTCGGGGATCACCCCGCCGATGGCGTCCAGGCAGCTTTCCCTGTCCTCATCGTCCCGCAGACGGATCTCTACCACCTCGCTGCCAGCGTATTTGGTGATGAGATCTGAAGGCGACCCTTCAATGAGGATCCGGCCATGGTCCATTATCACCAGTTTGTCACAGAGCTGCTGGGCCTCGTCCATGTAATGGGTAGTGATAATGAGGGTGACCCCCTGGGACTGTAGCTGGCGCAGCTTGTGCCAGATGACGTGGCGGGCCTGGGGATCCAGACCAGTGGTGGGTTCGTCCAGAATGAGCAGCTCCGGTTCGTTGATAAGACCGCGGGCGATGAGGAGTCGGCGCTGCATGCCCCCCGAAAGCTGTTCGATGGGACTGTGAGCATGATCGGCCAACTGGACGAAAGCCAGCAGCTCCATGGCCCTGCTCCGGGCTTCTTTGTAAGGTATGCCGTGGTAGCGGGAGTAGATGAGAAGGTTCTCGAGCACCTTAAGGTCTGCGTCCAGATTGTTCTCCTGGGGCACCACCCCGATACGTGCTTTGACCTTCCTCGCGTTGGCCATAACCTGCATGCCCAGCACAGACAGGGACCCTTCCGTAACCGGCAGATGGTTGGTGATCATCCTCATGGTGGTGGTCTTACCGGCGCCGTTGGGGCCCAGGAACCCGAAGCACTCGCCTTTGCCCACATTAAAGGAAATACCGTCAACTGCGGTGAAGGAACCGAAGCGCTTTGTTAAATCTGATGCGGTAAGAACTGTAGTCATGGTATTAGATCCAAAATCCCTATTAATCCAAGATCCAAAAAAGTTATATTTTCGTCGTCCCTATTCTGAAAGGTTAACCGATTTCCACCCATTACTCCCACACACCCATACTCCCATACCTGCAAAAGTCCCGCAACGAACACTCAATGCAGAGTGGGACTTTTGTTTTGCACATGAGTTTACAGTGCAAAACAATTAAAGCGTGGTACTCGTTGAACATCTGGACATCGTGTTCAATGTTGTCCATGAAAAGGCTCTGAACTTCGTGGTACTTTGCCTTTTCGGTACATAAACCCAGCCGTGAGAAAAGCCGTATCGTATAGGCATCTACGACGAAAACAGGGCCCTGGAGGGCGTAGAGGAGAATGGAATCAGCGGTTTCCGGCCCGATACCGTTCAGGGAGAGAAGCTCTGCCCTCAGTTCACCGGTATCGCATTCTCTCATACAGGACAGGTCACCCGGATACCGGTCCATCAGAAATTGGCAAAAACTCCTCAGCCTGGCGGACTTCTGACGGAAATAGCCGGTAGACCGTATGGCTTCCTCCAGACGATCCGGAGTAAGGGAGAGGATGCCTTCCGGCGTCAACTCGCAGACCTCTCTGAGATTTGCCATGGCCTTTTCAACGTTTGTCCAGGAGGTGTTCTGAGTCAGGATCGCCCCCAGCATGACCTCGAAAGGGGTGTCGGCAGGCCACCACGATTGGGGGCCGTACTCTTCCTGGAGACGAGTGTATATCTGGTAAAGGAGATCAGATTGGCTCATGGGCGGGGGGGAGTATATCTCATATCTCAAATCTCAGATAATCAAGGCTAGATGGTATCATTTTTATATTTTCTACCGCCAATGTTGATAGAGTCGCAAAAAGTCCAATCCGGGACTTTTCGCTCCACGGAAAGGGAAAAGCGTCATTTTCCCTTTCCTTACAAATCAATGACTTACGGAGTGAGTCATTGATTTGGGCGCCCCGCGCGGGGCGCATTGATGACTTTTTGCGAAGTCATCAATGTTTGATCTCCTAATATATCTGATCAGCCCTGAGAGTTGTTTACTGATGGATGTCACCTTTTCCCTGACATGATTGCCTCCTCATGGATTGCGGTGAATTATGAGGTAGGACATTTGAGATCTGAGATCTGAGATTAGATCTTTATTACTTCCGTTCCAGCGATCTTATCATGCCAGGCCTGATTCTTTTTATCCCACAGGGCCCAGAGAAAACCGAGAAAAGTCATGAAGAAGACGGAAACGGTGTAGCCGAGAGTCCGCAAAAAGGCGCGTCTGTAGCCGACCGGGGAACCATCTGTGAGCTGGACCCGGATCCCCATCAGCATTTTCCCCAGGGTCTGTCCCCCTTCCCCCGTTAAGAGGGTGAAGTAAAGTAAAAAAAGAACAGTTGAAAGGAATAGAGCGATATCCAGGTGGCCCATCCCTGGCTCGGTACCGCTGCCAATCCTGTAGGCGAACCTTACGATGTCCGCGATGATACTGAGTGTGAGCCAGTCAATGGCAAAAGCCGCCAATCGCCGGAAGAACCCTGCCCTGACCACGAACTGTTCCTTCCGGGTGAACTGCGTTCCGATCATCCCGGAGGGGGTGGACAATGAGCCTCTCAAAGGCTTTTTACAGGATGTGCAAAATATTGTGCCGTGGTTAATGGCTCCGCAGGAAGGACAGGTACGGGTCATGTAATATACTCCTCGGGAAAGGTCTAATCTCAAATCTCATATTTCAAATTACAAACAAACCGTAAAAAGGCCAGTTATTCGTCGATGGAATGCGCATTAATCTGTATTTCTGAGATCTGAGATCTCAGATTATTACATGTCTCCCCACAGATACTGAAGCAAGGCGGCACCGGCAGTGACAGCGGTTTCCGTGCGAAGGACTCTGGAACCCATCCCGGCAACCGTAAACCCTTTATCCTTGAGCAGCTCCACCTCATCGACGGTCAGGCCGCCCACGGGACCTATGACCATAAGAGCGGATCCAGGAGGATCGATCCCCTCCGTCACCTCTTTCAGATGCCTGACAGTTTTTTCTTCCCAGAAGACCACTGAAAGGTCGTGAAGGTCGGTATCAAGCTCTTTTAATGGTAACGGCTCGGAAATGACGGGGAAGCGGGACCGTTCACACTGTTTGCAGGCTGAGACAACAACACGCTGGAGTCTGGGGAGCCTTTTCCACCCCCCCTTGATCTTCACTTCGGTCCTTTCGGTGATCAGCGGCCAGAAGGCTGAAGCGCCAAGCTCAGTGCCCTTCTGTATCGCCCAATCGAAACGGTCACCCGGTACGATCCCCATGGCAATGGTAAGCCTGAATGAAGGGATGGGCTCAACTTTCCTGTCCGAAAGTGTGAGGGTACCCTTCTCTTTCTCCATAGACTGGACCAGGGCGTTCCATGAGACTCCCTCACCATCCACGATCTTCATCGCGTCTCCGGTACCCAGTCGGAGAGTCAAGCGGGCGTGCCGCAGTTCATCGCCGGTGAGGGTACCGGTATCCCCTTTGATGTCAGCGGGAGGAATGTAGAAAGTATGTAAGGACATAAGGCTACCCAAGTCGCTCGTTCGTGCGTTAATGCGTTAAGCGTGCTTGCGATCAGATCCTACTCACGTACCCACGTACGCTCTACTCACTTACGGATTTCGCCTGTTACTAACGCTCTCCCCACCGATGCCCCAGTTGTCGGTGTCCACTTCGTCGATGACCACCACCGTGGTGGCAGGGTCCTTGTTCAGGACCTTTACAAGGAGATCCGTGGCACCTTTTATTAGGGCGGCCTTTTGTTCGGCGGTGGCGCCGTCTTTGGTGATCTTGATGTTAACAAAGGGCATGGAAATCCTCCGGATTTCAGTTCCATGTTCCAACTTCCAGGTTTCAGGAAAGACAATACAAGAAGAGGAATAGTACCTCATGGAGGTTGTTTTATAGAACAGATATTAATTGTCCTAATGGGTCTGGTTTGAGTTTCCAATGCTAAATACGAAATCCGAAACCCCTTACTCGTTTCCAATTGGGGAAACGAGTAAGGCCGCCACCCACACCTTCTCGTTCATGATGCGCTCCACCCTGAGGCCGCACCGGGTAAACGCCTCCATAACCTCTTCACTCTCATCTTCCAGGAGGCCTGAGATGATCAGGATCCCGCCAGGTTCAAGGTGCTCAGCCATGTTTGAAGCCAGCCTTTTGAGCAGTGATGCGGAAAGGTTGGCTGTGATGATGCTGTATAAACCTTCAGCGGTTTCGATGCCTCCCTCCGCCACCCGGACACGATCATCAGCGTTGTTGTTTTGAACATTGTCACAGGCTATAACAGCGGCCATGGAATCGATGTCCACCGCGAGGACATCCCCAACGCCGAGGAAGGCCCCGGCAATGGCCAATATGCCGGACCCGGTTCCCAGGTCGAACATCCGTTCTGGAGCCTGGTCGCCGATACAATCATTGAGTAATACCAGGCACATCCTGGTTGTGGCGTGGCTCCCGGTTCCGAAGGCCAATCCCGGGTCAAGAACGACCTCCTGGTCACCGGTGGGAGTACACCACGTAGGTCGAATTACAAGCCTGTCTGAAATGCGCACGGTAGTGTGCTGGGACCGGAAGACAGCCATCCAGTCCTCTTCCGGAAGCTCCTCAATTTCGTATCGCGAGTCATCAGGAAGCAGCTTCATCTCCACGAGGTCGCTCAACTGTTTCTCGATCCGCAGCAGGTGGTCTTCCCTTTCACCAGGTTCCAGAAAGGCGTCTATAACGCTAAGCCCGGATTCCGTCCGGAGGCACACGCCCCTACCGGTCAGGGTTGTGAGGAAATCTGATACGGGATCTTCCCTCTCCGGTGGAACTCTAACGGTAACCTGTGTCCAGATGCGCTGATCCATCTTTACATCTTAACACAACACCATTAATCCCACGAAAACGGCGTGAAACATCGGTTCAGCTTGACATTGGCTCTGATTTGTGCTCTATTTCACATCGAAGGGAAGGGCGCTTCTCTTCAGGGGGGGACCCGGGGTAGAGATATCCCGGGTTTCTTATGTCTGCATGCTAAAACCCGGGATCAGCTTTCAGAAGACAGTAATCAGACTAAATCTCCAGTAAGTAATTCAGGAGCGCATATTTGCATCTGATTGGAAGATTGTTATTTGTCTGGCTACTGGCTACTCAGAGAAACACTGAGCAGTCATTGCTCAGTGTTTCTCTGACGGCTTAAACACGACCTCCGCCTGGATCATCTTCTCAAACCTCGACAAGATCCTCCTCACATCGGCCGACGTTCCTAACTTCAGAGCTCGGCGGGCAGCGCGCAGGCAGTCCTCGTGCCGGATAAGGCGGATGGACCGTTTGATAAGAGGTATGGAAGAGGCGTTCATGGAAAGCTCGTTGATTCCCAGGCCTATGAGCAGTGGTGTCCAAAGTGGATCCGCTGCTATCTCCCCGCAGACAGCGATGGGCACCCCCGCCTCCCTTGCCGCTCTGGCGGAGATGGAGATGAGGTTTAAGACGGCCGGGTTCATAGTGTCATAAATGTGGGCTACCCTTTTGTTGTTCCGGTCCACCGCGAGTGTGTACTGGGTGAGGTCGTTGGTACCCAGGGAGAGGAAATCCACCTCCCGTACCAGAACCCCTGCCAGGAGGGCTGCGGAGGGAACCTCGATCATAAGTCCAATCAGTACGGAGCCGTTGTAAGGGATCTTTGAGGACTTGAGCTCCATCCTGGATTCATCCAGGAGCCTCCGGATCCCTTTCACCTCCTCAAGAGTGGATACCATGGGTATGAGTATGCTCACCGGCCCGTGGCGGGCAGCCCGCATGATCGCCCGGATCTGGGTCTTGAAGATGTCCACTTTCTCAAGGCACATCCTGATGGACCTCCAGCCCAGGAAGGGGTTTTCCTCAACGGGGAAATTCAGATAGGGGATGTTCTTGTCACCTCCCACATCCAGGGTTCTGATGTTGACCATCTTTCCCTCCGCCCCCTCCACCATGGTCCGGTATATCCTGTACTGTTCGTCCTCGGTGGGCAGGATGGGGCGGGCCATGAACGGAAGTTCTGTGCGGTAAAGGCCGATCCCCTCTGCACCGTAGTATTCAATAAATTTAAGATCGGACAGCAGACCGACGTTGGCCATCAGATCAACTTTATACCCGTCAAGGGTTACAGCCGGCAGCTCCTTTTCGCTGACAAGCTCCACAACGTGCTTTGTATAGTCCTTCAGCAGTCGCTTGTATTCTTTTACGATGTTCTCGTCCGGGTTTATGAATATATTGCCTGTGTTGCCGTCCACGATGATGTAATCACCCGGTTGTACGACCTCGATCAGTTCCTCAACCCCCACCACGCAGGGTATCCCGAGGGAACGGGACAAAATGATGGCGTGGGAGGTGTGGCCCCCGGCCGATGTGGCGACACCCTGGACCTTTTCCGTGGAAAGGACGGCAGCGTCCGAGGGGGTGATCAATCTGGTGATGAGGATGCCTTCTTCGTGGAAATGGAGAGAGCCTTCCCTGGATTGGTCGGAGAGCAGGCGTATCACTCTGCGTCCCACATCCTCAATATCAACGGCTCTGTCCCTGAGATACTGGTCATCCATATCCTGAAAACTTTTCAGATATCCTGCCAGAACACTTTTGACTGCGTATAGCGCAGTCGTTCCGGAATCGATAACTTCGGAAACCTTCTGATTAAAGCCCTGGTCTTCCAGCATCATCAGGTGGATATTGAATATTTTGGCATCTTCCTCACCCAACTGCTCCTGCACACGCTCACGGAGATCCGCTATCTCTCTTTGCCCGGCTTCAGCTGCCTCTCTGAACTTTTTCTGCTCTCCCTCCGGATCATCCGTATGCTCTTCGACGATATAGTGAAAATCGTCGGAGATCTCCATGAGAACAGCAGGCCCCATGGCGATGCCCGGGGTGGCAGAGGTTCCGCGCAGGACGAGGGGGGAGCGCTCAGGTTCGGGAGAGGATGAGGTGCCCAGGCTCCCCGTTGTTAACTCACGCAGAAGCCTCGCATTGACCACGACTCCCGCAACCTGGCCCGCTATGGTGTTAAAAAACTGCAGCTCCTGGGTATTATAGGTTTTGTTTTCGAGGTCCTGGACCACCAGAACGCCGATGGGACTCTTGCGGCTGATGAGGGGGACACCCAGGAAGGTTTTGAACTTTTCCTCCCGGGTCACCGGGAAGTACTTGAAACGGGGATGCTCGTGGGCGTCTCGAACAAGAAGGGAGGTCATGCTTTGG from bacterium includes the following:
- a CDS encoding deoxyribodipyrimidine photo-lyase, coding for MMPETLEDRVHKLNDRPQGEGPVVYWMSRDQRASDNWALLYAQQKAIEAKEPLLVVFCLVPDFLDATMRHYGFMLRGLEETSTDLTRKNIRFKLLEGDPVYEIARFVESSGAGLLVTDFDPLRIKTRWRTSVSEKAGVQVAEVDAHNIVPCRIASDKQEFAAYTFRPKVTRLLDRYLVPFPRLKKHPFGGLAKAEPLDWQAVSRKLKVDRTVGEVEWIIPGEKAAKAALKRFLKNGLHRYDEDRNDPAIEGQSGLSPWLHFGHLSPQRLALEVSSSGVQPEVTAAFLEELIVRRELSDNFCFYNPFYNSVDGFHDWAKKTHKIHRTDPRPYLYSSDQFEKAGTHDPYWNAAQRQMVQTGKMHGYMRMYWAKKILEWSHSPGEALEIAIKLNDRYELDGRDPNGYTGIAWSIGGVHDRAWGERPVFGKVRYMNEAGLRRKFKLEPYLARYSE
- a CDS encoding DUF523 and DUF1722 domain-containing protein; this translates as MTYKETEWIERPRVGISTCLLGENVRYDGGHKLDRFLRDTLGTFVDYVPVCPEVEAGFPTPREAFHLEGDIKRPRLVTSRTNVDHTERMENWAMERVSQLEKDNLCGFIFKSGSPSSGMERVKVKNEKGMPDKKGIGIFARIFMERFPLLPVEEEGRLHDMDLRENFIERIFTLMRWKEMVRTSPTMGKLVDFHTRHKMLILSHNQQMYREMGRFVAGGAKRPGKELYQRYAEFLMISMKYKATPRKNSNVLMHAMGYFKETLSSDEKQEMIQVIDDHRLGLTPLIVPITLLNHYVRKYDQHYLSEQVYLNPHPMELQLRNHV
- a CDS encoding c-type cytochrome, with the translated sequence MNRKNIVVVAFTAVVFTLGALIFHIPDAAMAESVPQGYTAADIQVGGLLYDKWFKVLDVEVSGNHPLYPSEAKKSGGDTWRCKECHGWDSIGKDGRYKKGSHFTGIDGLYSARTKSPQQLYDALTDKGSAHTINALASNSDSVWALVKFIREGQIDISSALNSDGTARGDALNGGNLYSKACAACHGKDGNKRDFDKGKEGIQGVGWLANDNPQETLHKIRWGHPGSMMPSAVADKGMSDAETIDILTFSLTLK
- a CDS encoding ABC transporter permease; this encodes MSEPTSTGRPIMIRKGERLLGNLSWRTVTVWYRDAKVWTKFYKASILGNLGEPLLYLLAMGWGLGRMVGNVDGIPYIQFLAPGLICSTAMYAATFECTFGSFTRMTRQNTYDAILATPVSLEDIVAGEILWGATKGLLSGTAMLLVMALFGLVTSFWSILALVLVFLIGLLFSSLSMIVTARAPSYDFFSYYFTLIIAPMFLFSGIFFPITNLPTWAQTFAWFLPLTHGVSASRALFSGKVGWVIAADLLWLFAFFAIAFTIALRSIRKRLIL
- a CDS encoding ATP-binding cassette domain-containing protein is translated as MTTVLTASDLTKRFGSFTAVDGISFNVGKGECFGFLGPNGAGKTTTMRMITNHLPVTEGSLSVLGMQVMANARKVKARIGVVPQENNLDADLKVLENLLIYSRYHGIPYKEARSRAMELLAFVQLADHAHSPIEQLSGGMQRRLLIARGLINEPELLILDEPTTGLDPQARHVIWHKLRQLQSQGVTLIITTHYMDEAQQLCDKLVIMDHGRILIEGSPSDLITKYAGSEVVEIRLRDDEDRESCLDAIGGVIPEGTEVECSADTLYLYSTDATKVLTGLALESNRTILHRRATLEDVFLRLTGRDLRE
- a CDS encoding endonuclease III domain-containing protein; protein product: MSQSDLLYQIYTRLQEEYGPQSWWPADTPFEVMLGAILTQNTSWTNVEKAMANLREVCELTPEGILSLTPDRLEEAIRSTGYFRQKSARLRSFCQFLMDRYPGDLSCMRECDTGELRAELLSLNGIGPETADSILLYALQGPVFVVDAYTIRLFSRLGLCTEKAKYHEVQSLFMDNIEHDVQMFNEYHALIVLHCKLMCKTKVPLCIECSLRDFCRYGSMGVWE